One Hordeum vulgare subsp. vulgare chromosome 4H, MorexV3_pseudomolecules_assembly, whole genome shotgun sequence DNA window includes the following coding sequences:
- the LOC123450596 gene encoding probable pathogenesis-related protein ARB_02861 has protein sequence MDASCCARRRRSSGCSRCRSSSASSWRWSTATTASSAPPPAATTTCASSAPSTAICSSPPPPSPCTATPTPSSTCWPPRRAAAALASERQRRRHESAGPSPPRAAAALLSSGHGDRALVRRQRPRGSAPRLRWCFQLGKSAGSVIPRWRSVSEETTTQWIGHEEKSAASVSNFGGHGGFAELKDFLSCADQEFHEDAKGSSDSRCLHEMLEEAQSDSPLSFYSHIDSSEASDSEINL, from the exons ATGGA CGCGAGCTGCTGCGCGCGTAGGAGGAGGTCAAGCGGATGCAGTCGGTGCCGCTCGTCATCGGCCAGTTCATGGAGATGGTCGACGGCAACAACGGCATCATCGGCTCCACCACCGGCAGCAACTACTACGTGCGCATCCTCAGCACCATCAACCGCGATCTGCTCAAGCCCTCCGCCTCCGTCGCCCTGCACCGCCACTCCAACGCCCTCGTCGACGTGCTGGCCCCCGAGGCGAGCAGCAGCAGCACTAGCGAGCGAGCGGCAACGGCGGCGACACGAGAGCGCCGGTCCGTCCCCGCCGCGGGCTGCAGCCGCCCTCCTCTCCTCTGGGCACGGGGACCGCGCCCTGGTCCGACGCCAGCGCCCGCGCGGCTCTGCTCCTCGCCTCCGCTG GTGCTTTCAGCTGGGAAAATCCGCGGGCTCTGTGATTCCAAGATGGAGAAGTGTCTCTGAG GAGACGACAACCCAATGGATCGGGCATGAGGAGAAGAGCGCGGCCTCCGTCTCCAACTTCGGCGGTCATGGTGGCTTCGCCGAGCTGAAGGATTTTCTCAGCTGCGCCGATCAGGAGTTTCATGAAGATGCCAAGGGGAGCTCTGACAGCAGGTGCCTCCATGAGATGCTTGAGGAGGCCCAGTCCGACTCGCCGCTTTCATTCTACTCGCATATTGACTCTAGCGAAGCAAGCGACAGCGAG ATAAATTTGTGA